From a single Cotesia glomerata isolate CgM1 linkage group LG6, MPM_Cglom_v2.3, whole genome shotgun sequence genomic region:
- the LOC123267312 gene encoding uncharacterized protein LOC123267312, translated as MNKGSDQATYSVNDENNEIEIFQSGRYISSSEAVWRILGFPIHERDPTVVHLAVHLENGQRVYFNNNTNIQHFAVSPPKTTLTEFFKLCSEDDFAKTLLYSEVPAYYTWRLHVFKRRKIGQNVPNYPEIKKSNALGRVYTVHPNNFECYSLRMLLHKIRGPTSFQSLKTVNNQIHESFQAACAALGLLENDDHWDQAIEEATIYKMPFHLRNLFVIILGFCHVTEPIQLWLKYRNAMSEDILHRFRRHNDNNQLDFNNEIYNEALILIEDQLFSISGKTLNEFNFTSPQRNVYEKILESVNENQGKLFFIDAPGGTEKTFLLNLLLAKVRSSGKIALAVASSGIAATLLTGGRTAHSLFKLPLNLNIDDSPICNISKQSEAAKVFKECSVIIWDECTMSHKRALETVNRTMIDIRNDKHDMGGMTLVLAGDFRQTLPVVKRGTRADEVNACLKSSFLWPKLNLLSLSKNMRAHLYSDVNAEEFSRLLLKIGNEEIEEENGEEIIYTSVDNVVEQDDVTNFPVEFLNSLNPAGMPHHNLKLKVAAPIMLMRNLNPPKLCNGTRLQVISLKKNVIEAKIITGTNDIVFIPRIPIICTDYEFQFKRIQFPVM; from the exons ATGAACAAAGGAAGTGACCAAGCCACTTATTCGGTTAACGATGAAAATAACgaaatcgaaatttttcaatcgGGTCGATACATTAGTTCCTCAGAAGCTGTTTGGAGGATATTAGGTTTTCCGATTCATGAGAGAGACCCAACAGTCGTTCATTTAGCAGTTCATCTGGAAAACGGTCAAAGagtttatttcaataataacaCAAATATACAACATTTTGCGGTATCGCCTCCAAAAACTACGTTGAcagagttttttaaattatgttcTGAAGATGACTTTGCTAAAACTTTATTATATAGTGAAGTACCTGCTTATTACACTTGGCGTCTTCATGTATTTAAACGTAGAAAAATAGGTCAAAATGTTCCTAATTAtcctgaaattaaaaaaagtaatgctTTGGGTAGAGTTTATACAGTACACCCTAACAATTTTGAATGTTATAGTTTAAGAATGTTACTTCATAAAATACGTGGACCTACATCTTTCCAATCATTAAAAACGgttaataatcaaattcatGAATCTTTTCAAGCTGCCTGTGCAGCACTCGGATTATTAGAAAATGATGACCATTGGGATCAAGCAATAGAAGAAGCCACTATATATAAAATGCCTTTTCATCTAAGAAATTTATTCGTTATCATCTTAGGATTTTGCCATGTTACGGAGCCTATCCAATTATGGTTGAAATACAGAAATGCAATGTCAGAAGATATATTACATCGTTTCAGAAGACATAATGATAACAATCaacttgattttaataatgaaatttacaATGAAGCGTTAATACTAATTGAAgatcaattattttcaatatcaggaaaaacattaaatgaatttaactTCACATCTCCT CAACGAaatgtttatgaaaaaattttagaaagcGTAAATGAGAATCaaggtaaattatttttcatagatGCCCCTGGAGGAACTGAAAAAacttttctattaaatttattgttagcCAAAGTGCGGAGCAGTGGAAAGATTGCATTGGCTGTTGCAAGTTCAGGAATTGCTGCTACTTTATTAACCGGTGGAAGAACTGCtcattctttatttaaattaccattaaacttaaatattgatgattCTCCGATCTGCAATATAAGCAAACAAAGTGAAGCCGCGAAAGTTTTTAAAGAATGTTCTGTTATCATATGGGATGAATGTACAATGTCACATAAACGAGCTTTGGAGACAGTAAATCGAACTATGATAGATATAAGGAATGATAAACATGATATGGGTGGTATGACATTGGTTTTAGCGGGTGATTTCCGTCAGACATTACCTGTTGTCAAACGTGGTACCAGAGCTGATGAAGTTAATGCATGTTTAAAGTCGTCTTTTTTATGGCCAAAgttgaatttattatcattgtcaAAAAATATGAGAGCTCACTTATATAGTGATGTGAACGCTGAAGAATTTTCGAgacttcttttaaaaattggtAATGAAGAAATTGAAGAAGAAAATG GTGAAGAGATTATTTATACCTCTGTTGATAATGTAGTAGAGCAAGATGATGTAACTAATTTTCctgtagaatttttaaattctctgAATCCAGCTGGCATGCCACATCATAATTTGAAACTAAAAGTTGCTGCACCAATTATGCTTATGAGAAATCTGAATCCCCCTAAATTGTGTAATGGAACTCGACTACAAGTGATATCATTGAAGAAAAATGTTATAGaagcaaaaattattactgGGACAAACGATATTGTTTTTATACCTCGTATTCCTATTATTTGTACTGATTACGAATTTCAATTCAAACGCATTCAATTTCCG gttatgtaa